One Alphaproteobacteria bacterium genomic window carries:
- the mutL gene encoding DNA mismatch repair endonuclease MutL, protein MSIIRRLPTNLVNQIAAGEVVERPASAIKELIENSLDAGATAIEIMIRQGGQAFIQVKDNGAGIPHDQLGLALERHATSKLENADLFAVNSFGFRGEALASMGAVSRLQLSSRTANSDSGYTTTCDGGAMTEVTPMVMPVGTVVTMRDLFFAVPARLKFLRTPVTETQHIVDGVKKYALCNPGVSFTFIDDKRTVCRYLASDLSDPEEASIGRMFDVLGSEFQENAVSVLHESPGYKLTGVVGLPTFNRANGNLQYLFVNKRPVKDKMLPSVLRVAYQDYLARNRFPVAVLFMCAPAEDVDVNVHPAKTEVRFRDSNLVRKILFKGVQGALDQGAHRASTVVADQALRAFSAVDENPTSTTMMQSSFLPQSRTFTNVRSSSGAYTFAASPVSSETLRDAQTFIYRPLEGSPSSRESQNTPEAASQSEVSYLGKPIAQIFDTYVISATPDHLIMVDQHAAHERLVYERMKMRHQKEGLQRQLLLLPILVQLDERACGHIQALQKDLESFGLIFRVEDATHVRVLEIPSILRDASIEQLIKDICDEIDAHGSPLALKEKIEDLCSTFACHGSIRAGRRLSLQEMEALLRQMEEVPYSGQCNHGRPTYVKLHKYDIEKLFGRR, encoded by the coding sequence ATGTCTATAATTCGTCGTTTACCCACAAATCTCGTCAACCAAATTGCCGCAGGTGAGGTTGTTGAACGCCCTGCTTCTGCAATTAAAGAATTGATTGAAAACAGTCTTGATGCAGGGGCAACAGCTATTGAAATAATGATTCGCCAGGGTGGACAAGCCTTTATTCAAGTGAAAGATAATGGTGCAGGGATTCCTCACGATCAGCTAGGGCTTGCTTTGGAACGCCATGCAACGTCAAAACTTGAGAACGCCGATTTATTTGCTGTTAATAGCTTTGGTTTTCGCGGAGAGGCACTTGCATCTATGGGGGCGGTGAGTCGTCTTCAGCTATCTTCACGCACAGCCAATAGTGATTCCGGGTATACAACCACGTGTGATGGCGGAGCAATGACAGAAGTTACACCTATGGTGATGCCGGTAGGAACGGTCGTTACTATGCGGGACTTGTTTTTTGCTGTTCCGGCACGCCTAAAATTTCTCCGTACACCAGTTACAGAAACCCAACATATTGTTGATGGGGTGAAGAAGTATGCTCTGTGTAACCCGGGAGTGTCCTTTACGTTTATCGATGATAAACGCACAGTGTGTCGGTATTTAGCCTCTGATCTTTCAGATCCCGAAGAAGCTTCTATTGGCCGTATGTTTGATGTTCTAGGAAGTGAGTTCCAGGAGAATGCCGTTTCGGTCTTGCACGAAAGTCCGGGTTATAAACTGACAGGTGTTGTTGGTCTACCGACTTTTAATCGTGCAAATGGAAACCTGCAGTATCTCTTTGTCAACAAAAGACCTGTAAAAGATAAAATGCTTCCATCCGTTTTGCGCGTGGCGTATCAAGACTATCTTGCGCGAAATCGCTTTCCTGTTGCTGTTTTATTTATGTGTGCCCCAGCAGAAGATGTCGACGTGAATGTGCACCCAGCTAAAACGGAAGTGCGGTTTCGTGATAGTAACTTGGTGCGAAAGATATTATTTAAGGGCGTTCAGGGCGCTTTGGATCAAGGGGCCCATAGGGCATCAACGGTTGTTGCGGATCAAGCGTTAAGGGCTTTTTCAGCTGTGGATGAAAACCCAACATCAACCACCATGATGCAATCTTCTTTTTTGCCCCAGTCCCGAACTTTCACGAATGTGCGCTCATCGTCTGGAGCATACACGTTTGCGGCATCTCCTGTTTCTTCAGAAACACTTCGAGATGCGCAAACATTTATCTATCGCCCGCTTGAAGGTTCCCCATCCAGCCGAGAGTCTCAAAACACGCCTGAAGCAGCCAGCCAGTCGGAAGTTTCGTATCTTGGGAAACCAATTGCGCAAATATTTGATACATATGTGATCAGTGCAACCCCTGATCATTTGATTATGGTAGATCAGCATGCTGCTCATGAAAGGCTTGTCTATGAGCGCATGAAAATGCGTCATCAGAAAGAAGGGTTGCAACGTCAGCTCTTGCTTTTACCCATTCTTGTACAGCTCGATGAACGGGCATGTGGTCATATTCAAGCTCTTCAAAAAGACCTTGAAAGTTTTGGGCTTATTTTTCGGGTTGAAGATGCGACGCACGTGCGTGTGCTAGAGATCCCTAGTATTTTGCGTGATGCATCGATAGAGCAACTAATTAAAGATATTTGTGATGAGATTGATGCTCATGGATCTCCTTTAGCACTGAAAGAAAAAATCGAAGATTTATGCAGTACCTTTGCCTGCCACGGGAGTATCCGGGCCGGAAGGCGGTTATCTTTACAAGAAATGGAAGCTCTCTTGCGCCAAATGGAAGAAGTTCCTTACTCTGGGCAGTGTAACCATGGGCGCCCCACCTATGTAAAACTCCACAAGTATGATATAGAAAAATTATTTGGAAGGCGTTAG